One window from the genome of Elaeis guineensis isolate ETL-2024a chromosome 5, EG11, whole genome shotgun sequence encodes:
- the LOC105046030 gene encoding cytochrome P450 714C2, whose amino-acid sequence MEGAHWDALPLFLVAGFVSFALFYLYNILWLRPEKIRNKLRSQGIKGPSPSLFYGNILDMRRMVQGEKKIQKDGSRHLAAGYTSALFPYFMRWRKEYGPTFIYSTGSMQLLHVGHPDLVKEISICKSFDLGKPSYMQKERGALFGEGIITSNGAVWAHQRKIIAPEFFMDKIKHMVNVIVEATIPFLESWESLLKSEGGTREIVVDEDLRSFSADVLSRAFFGSSYAKGEEIFSRLRQLQKAMSRSSILIGIPGSRFLPTKNNRDIWRLDREIRSLILNVANERREGSLGSSKKDLLQSIIDGAGAIHAKPSTINGFIIDNCKSIYFAGHETTAITATWCLMLLASHPEWQARARAELLEVFQGRLPDADMLHGLKTLTMVIKETLRLYPPAALVTREAFQDMKLAGIYIPKGIILSVLISELHRDPEFWGPDADEFNPERFAHGISSACKSAHAYIPFGIGIRICAGQNFAMLELKIVLSLLLLKFSFSLSPRYIHSPAFRLTVEPEFGVPLIVKKL is encoded by the exons atggaaggTGCTCACTGGGACGCTTTGCCTCTATTCTTGGTTGCAGGATTTGTGAGCTTCGCTCTGTTCTACCTCTATAACATCCTCTGGCTAAGGCCAGAAAAGATCAGAAACAAACTGAGGAGCCAAGGAATAAAGGGCCCTTCCCCTTCCCTTTTCTACGGGAACATATTGGATATGAGGAGGATGGTCCAAGGAGAGAAGAAGATCCAAAAGGATGGCAGCCGGCATTTAGCAGCCGGTTATACCTCTGCTTTGTTTCCTTACTTCATGAGGTGGAGGAAAGAATATG GTCCAACATTTATTTACTCAACGGGAAGCATGCAACTATTGCATGTCGGTCACCCTGATCTCGTGAAGGAGATAAGCATCTGCAAGTCTTTTGATTTAGGGAAGCCTTCATACATGCAGAAGGAACGTGGAGCTCTCTTCGGTGAGGGCATTATAACATCAAATGGCGCTGTTTGGGCTCACCAGAGGAAAATTATAGCACCAGAGTTCTTCATGGACAAAATTAAG CACATGGTAAACGTAATTGTGGAGGCCACAATTCCATTTTTGGAGTCATGGGAGAGCCTGCTTAAGAGTGAGGGAGGAACAAGAGAAATTGTAGTTGATGAGGATTTAAGAAGCTTTTCAGCAGATGTACTCTCCAGAGCTTTTTTTGGAAGTAGTTATGCTAAAGGTGAAGAAATATTTTCTAGACTTAGGCAACTTCAGAAGGCAATGTCAAGGTCAAGCATACTTATTGGGATTCCTGGCTCAAG ATTCTTACCTACAAAGAACAATAGAGACATATGGAGATTAGACCGAGAGATCAGGTCCTTGATCTTAAATGTAGCAAATGAACGTAGAGAAGGCTCACTGGGTTCATCAAAGAAGGATCTATTACAATCCATTATCGATGGTGCCGGTGCCATCCATGCCAAGCCCAGCACTATCAATGGATTCATCATCGATAACTGCAAGAGCATCTACTTTGCAGGGCATGAGACAACTGCTATCACTGCTACATGGTGCTTAATGCTTCTTGCTTCACATCCAGAATGGCAAGCTCGTGCTCGTGCTGAACTGTTGGAGGTCTTTCAGGGAAGATTACCAGATGCTGACATGCTTCATGGGTTAAAAACG TTGACAATGGTGATCAAAGAGACTCTTCGACTGTATCCTCCAGCAGCGCTTGTGACACGAGAGGCTTTTCAAGACATGAAGCTTGCAGGTATCTACATTCCAAAAGGCATCATTCTATCAGTCCTGATATCAGAACTCCACCGTGACCCAGAGTTTTGGGGACCTGATGCTGATGAGTTCAACCCCGAGAGGTTTGCACATGGAATCAGCAGTGCTTGCAAATCTGCTCATGCATACATACCATTTGGGATCGGAATTCGCATATGTGCAGGTCAGAACTTTGCTATGCTGGAACTGAAGAttgtcctctctcttcttctattGAAGTTTAGCTTCTCTCTGTCGCCGAGATATATCCATTCCCCAGCTTTTAGATTGACTGTAGAGCCTGAGTTTGGTGTACCGCTTATTGTGAAGAAGCTGTAA